In a genomic window of Corynebacterium lizhenjunii:
- a CDS encoding TPM domain-containing protein, with translation MSFPQTSLRQTTSRLGVAAGIAGACIFGAALAGSPLGAPPAALAQPAPASITAKVTDTTGTLDESTKAAVEEQIATLQRERQLLLYIIYDGEVGTNTESYANSVVESRGGNTAAVVIDPVNRQLGVWAGREWPSGATDALYEAAYGQLVGDDFPGAASAVAATALNLGAGGPAGASGGDGDDAGALWLGAAGLAAVGAGGGLWAASTRRRKKDTAATLEQARGIDPKDTSSLQALPLDILEDLAQEELVSTDESIRRGKQELDLAVAEFGPERARPFTAAMNHSTRTLQHAFAQKQQIDSAGQSMAAQQRRGLLVDIVSKCGQADDALDAQAAEFAQMRDLLLNAGTKLDQLTQQLVDARARVPQARATLEALRTDFAADMLSSITDNVDMAQVSLEEADKTLSRGRELAGLPAGQQGGVVAAIRDSEHALHIADRLLAAIENARTAIAAAQENLPGLITEVEGELAEAAELTARGQAQGTKANWQTLEDVCARARQAVAAAQSGAQTDPLRHYTALTGIDGELDTILDEVRENTATHARQLQLLAQQLDVAASGIQAAEDLISARGRVIKADARTALADAKRLHAQALNTRDHDTRAALELARQAAAAADEARRRADKDINSYQRRQQSSSAGDILTGMVIGQMLGGGSSHRGGYGGGFGGGFSGGAGGSGRSGAF, from the coding sequence ATGAGTTTTCCCCAGACTTCTTTGCGGCAGACTACTTCCCGGCTGGGCGTGGCGGCGGGTATTGCGGGCGCGTGCATTTTTGGCGCAGCCCTGGCGGGGTCGCCGCTGGGTGCCCCACCGGCGGCTCTAGCCCAGCCCGCCCCAGCATCTATTACGGCAAAGGTCACGGATACCACTGGCACGTTGGATGAGTCCACCAAGGCCGCAGTCGAAGAACAGATTGCCACCCTGCAGCGCGAGCGCCAGCTGCTGCTCTACATCATCTACGACGGCGAGGTGGGCACGAATACGGAAAGCTACGCCAATTCTGTGGTGGAATCCCGGGGCGGCAATACCGCCGCGGTGGTCATCGACCCCGTCAACCGGCAGCTGGGGGTCTGGGCCGGGCGGGAGTGGCCCAGTGGGGCTACCGATGCCCTCTATGAGGCCGCCTACGGGCAGTTGGTTGGTGATGACTTCCCCGGTGCCGCCAGCGCCGTGGCCGCTACCGCCCTGAATTTGGGCGCCGGGGGTCCCGCTGGGGCTTCTGGGGGCGACGGCGACGACGCCGGGGCACTCTGGCTGGGTGCTGCGGGCTTAGCCGCCGTGGGTGCCGGCGGCGGATTGTGGGCGGCATCCACACGCCGCCGCAAGAAGGACACCGCCGCCACGCTGGAGCAGGCCCGGGGCATTGATCCGAAGGACACCAGCTCCCTGCAGGCGCTGCCGCTGGACATCCTCGAGGACTTAGCGCAAGAAGAGCTGGTGTCTACCGATGAGTCCATCCGCCGCGGCAAGCAGGAACTAGACTTAGCGGTCGCGGAGTTTGGCCCGGAGCGTGCCCGCCCATTTACCGCCGCCATGAACCACTCCACCCGGACGCTGCAGCATGCCTTTGCCCAGAAGCAACAGATTGACTCTGCGGGCCAGTCGATGGCCGCCCAACAGCGCCGGGGCCTGCTGGTAGATATTGTCTCCAAGTGCGGCCAAGCAGATGATGCCCTCGATGCCCAAGCCGCCGAATTTGCGCAGATGCGCGATCTGCTGCTCAATGCCGGAACCAAGCTGGACCAGCTGACCCAGCAGCTGGTGGACGCCCGCGCGCGGGTGCCCCAAGCGCGCGCCACCCTAGAGGCGCTGCGGACAGACTTTGCCGCTGACATGCTCTCTTCCATCACCGACAATGTGGACATGGCCCAGGTCTCCCTGGAGGAAGCCGACAAGACTCTAAGCCGCGGCCGGGAGTTGGCGGGGTTGCCCGCCGGGCAACAAGGCGGCGTGGTGGCCGCTATTCGCGACTCCGAGCACGCCCTCCATATTGCAGACCGCCTGTTGGCGGCCATCGAGAATGCCCGCACCGCTATTGCCGCAGCCCAGGAGAACCTGCCTGGGCTTATCACAGAAGTCGAAGGGGAATTGGCGGAGGCCGCCGAGCTGACCGCGCGCGGACAAGCCCAGGGCACGAAGGCGAACTGGCAGACCTTAGAAGACGTCTGCGCTCGCGCCCGCCAGGCGGTGGCCGCCGCACAATCCGGGGCGCAGACGGATCCGCTGCGCCACTACACGGCCTTGACGGGAATTGATGGGGAGCTCGACACCATTTTGGACGAGGTACGCGAAAACACCGCCACCCACGCGCGGCAGCTACAGTTGCTGGCCCAGCAGCTTGATGTCGCCGCCTCCGGCATCCAAGCCGCTGAGGACTTGATTTCTGCCCGCGGCCGGGTGATCAAGGCCGACGCCCGCACCGCGCTTGCCGATGCCAAACGCCTCCACGCCCAGGCCCTCAACACCCGCGACCACGACACACGTGCTGCCCTGGAACTAGCCCGCCAGGCCGCGGCGGCAGCCGACGAGGCCCGCCGCCGCGCGGACAAAGATATCAACTCCTACCAGCGGCGCCAGCAAAGCAGCAGCGCCGGGGACATCCTCACCGGCATGGTCATTGGCCAAATGCTGGGCGGGGGCTCCAGTCACCGTGGCGGCTACGGGGGCGGCTTTGGCGGGGGCTTCAGCGGCGGCGCTGGCGGCTCCGGACGCTCCGGGGCCTTCTAG
- a CDS encoding glycine--tRNA ligase — protein sequence MANKIDTVVSLCKRRGLVYQAGEIYGGSRSAWDYGPLGVELKENIKRQWWRHMVQSREDVVGVDTSVIQPRQVWVSSGHVEVFTDPLVESLYTHKRYRADHLLEAYEEKHGHPPANGLADINDPETGQPGNWTEPKAFSGLLKTFLGPVDDEEGLHYLRPETAQGIFVNFKNVMTSARMKPPFGIANIGKSFRNEITPGNFIFRTREFEQMEMEFFVEPGTDEQWHQYWIEDRYNWYVDLGIKEENLRLYEHPQEKLSHYSKRTVDVEYAFGFTGSKWGELEGVANRTDYDLRVHAEGSGEDLSYFDQTTESRWIPYVIEPAAGLGRSMMAFLVDAYDEEEVPNAKGGTDKRVVLRLDRRLAPVKVAVLPLSKKEELSTPARELAAKLRAHWNVDFDVSGAIGRRYRRQDEIGTPFCITYDFDSLEDDSVTVRERDSMQQERVKIAELESYLAARLIGC from the coding sequence ATGGCAAACAAAATTGATACCGTCGTTAGCTTGTGTAAGCGTCGTGGCCTGGTTTACCAGGCCGGGGAGATTTACGGAGGTTCACGCTCGGCCTGGGATTACGGTCCGCTGGGCGTGGAGCTGAAGGAAAACATCAAGCGCCAGTGGTGGCGTCACATGGTGCAATCCCGCGAGGATGTAGTGGGTGTGGATACGTCCGTGATCCAGCCGCGCCAGGTGTGGGTGTCCTCCGGGCACGTGGAAGTCTTTACGGATCCGCTGGTGGAGTCGCTCTACACTCACAAGCGCTACCGCGCAGACCACCTGCTGGAGGCCTACGAGGAAAAGCACGGCCACCCGCCGGCAAATGGCCTGGCGGACATCAATGACCCGGAAACCGGCCAGCCGGGTAACTGGACGGAGCCTAAGGCTTTCTCCGGTCTGCTGAAGACCTTCCTGGGCCCGGTGGATGATGAAGAAGGCCTGCACTACCTGCGCCCGGAGACCGCCCAGGGCATCTTTGTCAACTTCAAGAATGTGATGACCTCGGCGCGTATGAAGCCACCGTTTGGCATTGCCAACATTGGTAAGTCCTTCCGCAATGAGATCACCCCGGGTAATTTCATTTTCCGTACCCGCGAGTTCGAGCAGATGGAGATGGAGTTCTTCGTCGAGCCCGGCACGGACGAGCAGTGGCACCAGTACTGGATCGAAGACCGCTACAACTGGTATGTGGACCTTGGCATCAAGGAAGAAAACCTGCGCCTGTATGAGCACCCGCAAGAAAAGCTCTCGCACTACTCTAAGCGCACTGTGGACGTGGAGTACGCTTTCGGCTTTACTGGCTCCAAGTGGGGGGAGCTTGAGGGCGTGGCCAACCGTACGGATTACGATTTGCGAGTGCACGCGGAGGGCTCGGGCGAGGACCTGTCCTACTTCGACCAGACCACGGAGTCCCGCTGGATCCCGTACGTCATCGAGCCAGCCGCTGGGTTGGGCCGTTCTATGATGGCTTTCCTGGTGGACGCCTATGACGAAGAGGAGGTCCCTAACGCCAAGGGCGGGACGGATAAGCGCGTGGTGTTGCGCCTGGACCGCCGTCTGGCGCCGGTGAAGGTGGCGGTTTTGCCGCTGTCTAAGAAGGAGGAGCTGTCTACCCCGGCCCGTGAACTGGCAGCTAAGCTGCGCGCCCACTGGAACGTGGACTTCGACGTCTCTGGTGCGATTGGCCGCCGCTACCGCCGCCAGGATGAAATTGGTACCCCATTCTGCATCACCTATGACTTTGACTCCTTGGAAGACGACTCGGTGACTGTGCGTGAGCGTGACTCCATGCAGCAGGAGCGCGTCAAAATCGCTGAGCTGGAGTCCTACTTGGCTGCCCGGCTGATTGGCTGCTAA
- a CDS encoding ArsR/SmtB family transcription factor — MPSSYPTAVELEAAEEVFSALDSPLRLRLAVLLSERGHYVHELVDKLGKSQPLISQHLRVLKNAGLVQSERSGREVIYTMASPKALKLITAAAALHKATHPPA, encoded by the coding sequence GTGCCATCCTCTTACCCTACCGCTGTTGAGCTAGAAGCCGCTGAGGAAGTCTTTTCCGCGCTCGATAGCCCCTTAAGATTGCGTCTCGCCGTCCTCCTGTCCGAGCGCGGGCATTACGTCCACGAGCTAGTAGACAAGCTGGGTAAATCCCAGCCGCTGATTAGCCAGCACTTACGGGTACTCAAAAACGCCGGCCTAGTACAATCTGAGCGCTCTGGCCGCGAAGTTATCTACACAATGGCCTCCCCTAAGGCCCTAAAACTCATCACCGCCGCCGCCGCGTTACATAAGGCCACCCACCCGCCCGCGTAG
- a CDS encoding IS1634 family transposase: MSPYIRTVTTASGATAVQVVLEERAGKKAMKHIGSAHDDYELALLKAEAQRVIDGDQLCLDLGLDDRNAPAGSGSKDNPLPVSSQKAGVLLECIDSCYQRLGFDVATGGDQVFANLVRARIIQPGSKLDSIETLAEVGVVSATYATIKRHLASYATESFREILSQALARHAGIGAGSFVLYDVTTLYFETDTPDDLRKSGFSKERRVEPQILVGLLTDATGFPLHIGAYEGNKAETHTLLPMIRAFQSAYNLDRVTIVADAGMFSAENKTAIVEAGLDYILSTKVPSLPEVITQWKQEHPGQDYTHGQIWSQPSYTDRRHATTGKPDSVTHFHYSYDRARRTVRGIDEQLAKAARAVEGKVAIKRNRYIDLKAPNKKVNYELATKHRALAGIKGYETTLTSMPAPEVLRAYRHLLNIEKSFRMSKSDLKARPIYARTEDSINAHLNIVMAALAISQMMETATGKSIKRLVRTLKKYRTFELKLNGTTIHAATPLPPDVQQLLNAITQA, translated from the coding sequence GTGAGCCCGTATATTCGTACCGTTACCACCGCCTCAGGTGCTACTGCTGTGCAGGTGGTGTTAGAAGAACGTGCAGGTAAAAAGGCGATGAAGCATATCGGCTCTGCCCACGATGACTATGAGCTAGCGTTGTTGAAAGCTGAAGCTCAACGCGTGATTGATGGGGATCAACTCTGCCTCGATTTAGGGCTTGACGATAGGAATGCGCCTGCAGGTAGTGGGTCGAAAGACAATCCGTTACCGGTGAGTTCCCAAAAGGCTGGTGTCCTTTTAGAGTGCATTGACTCGTGCTACCAGCGGCTTGGATTTGATGTTGCCACTGGTGGCGACCAGGTTTTTGCCAATCTAGTTCGCGCGCGGATTATTCAGCCAGGTTCCAAGCTGGATTCGATTGAGACTTTGGCCGAAGTTGGCGTGGTAAGTGCCACTTATGCCACAATCAAACGGCATTTAGCCAGCTACGCTACAGAGTCATTTCGTGAGATTTTGTCTCAAGCCTTAGCTCGCCATGCTGGTATCGGTGCAGGAAGCTTCGTCTTATACGACGTGACCACGCTGTATTTCGAAACTGATACTCCAGATGACCTGCGTAAATCCGGCTTTTCGAAAGAACGCCGAGTCGAACCTCAAATCCTGGTAGGCCTGCTAACCGATGCCACGGGCTTCCCACTACATATCGGGGCCTATGAAGGCAACAAAGCCGAAACGCACACGTTGTTACCGATGATCCGGGCTTTTCAGTCTGCGTACAATCTCGACCGCGTCACGATTGTTGCTGATGCGGGCATGTTTTCAGCCGAGAACAAGACAGCTATCGTTGAGGCGGGGCTAGATTACATCCTTTCTACCAAAGTCCCCTCCCTGCCTGAGGTGATCACCCAGTGGAAACAGGAACATCCTGGCCAGGACTACACTCACGGGCAAATATGGTCCCAGCCTTCCTACACAGATCGACGCCATGCCACAACAGGCAAGCCGGATTCTGTTACTCACTTTCACTACTCCTACGATCGGGCTCGACGAACAGTGCGCGGCATCGACGAGCAGCTAGCCAAGGCTGCCCGAGCAGTAGAAGGCAAAGTAGCGATCAAACGTAATCGATACATCGATCTCAAAGCCCCAAATAAAAAGGTCAACTACGAACTGGCCACCAAACATAGGGCCTTAGCTGGGATTAAAGGCTACGAAACGACGCTCACATCGATGCCCGCACCCGAGGTGCTCCGCGCCTACAGACATCTGCTCAACATTGAAAAATCGTTCCGAATGTCAAAGTCCGATCTCAAAGCCCGCCCGATCTACGCGCGAACCGAAGACTCTATAAACGCCCACCTCAACATCGTCATGGCCGCTCTAGCAATCAGTCAGATGATGGAAACGGCCACAGGCAAAAGCATCAAACGCCTGGTACGAACCCTGAAAAAATACCGAACCTTCGAACTCAAACTCAACGGCACCACCATCCACGCCGCCACACCACTGCCCCCTGACGTCCAACAACTCCTCAACGCCATCACCCAAGCCTGA
- a CDS encoding Fur family transcriptional regulator produces the protein MTLNSTIPKLGARNTKQRTAVVEVLRDMDKFASVKEIFGELQQRKEKVGLTTVYRTLQSLAEIDAVDALHMPGGETLYRHCDSEKHHHHLVCTQCGKTKEIDGGPIESWAKQIASQHGFELTGHDAEVFGVCPDCRG, from the coding sequence ATGACCCTCAATTCCACCATTCCCAAATTAGGGGCCCGCAACACCAAACAGCGCACCGCTGTGGTGGAGGTCTTGCGGGACATGGACAAGTTTGCCTCCGTCAAGGAGATCTTCGGCGAACTCCAGCAGCGCAAGGAGAAAGTGGGCCTGACCACCGTTTATCGCACCCTGCAATCGCTGGCAGAAATTGATGCTGTTGATGCCCTGCACATGCCCGGCGGGGAAACCCTCTACCGCCACTGCGACAGCGAAAAGCACCACCACCACCTGGTGTGCACCCAATGCGGCAAGACCAAAGAAATTGATGGCGGGCCCATCGAGTCCTGGGCCAAGCAGATAGCCAGCCAGCACGGCTTCGAGCTCACAGGCCATGACGCCGAAGTCTTCGGCGTGTGCCCCGACTGTCGGGGTTAA
- a CDS encoding isoprenyl transferase, translating to MTTPDPNRVLHPPQIPVEFLPRHVALVMDGNGRWAQERGMERTEGHKRGEAVLLDVVDACLALGIPYLSAYAFSTENWRRSPQEVRFLMGFNRDVLRRQRQWLHERGVRVVWAGHRPRLWRSVIKELEAAEELTKDNTAMTLVMCVNYGGRAELVDGVREIAAKVAAGQLSPAAIDEELIGQHLYDPDMPDVDLFLRPSGEKRTSNFLLWQSAYAEMIYQDKLFPDFSPEDLFAAVEEYARRDRRFGKA from the coding sequence GTGACTACGCCTGATCCCAATCGTGTTCTTCATCCGCCGCAGATCCCGGTGGAGTTTTTGCCCCGCCACGTGGCCCTAGTGATGGACGGCAATGGCCGTTGGGCCCAGGAGCGCGGCATGGAGCGAACGGAGGGGCACAAGCGGGGAGAGGCCGTGCTGCTCGACGTGGTGGATGCTTGCCTGGCGCTGGGTATCCCGTACCTGTCGGCCTATGCCTTCTCCACGGAGAACTGGCGGCGTAGCCCCCAGGAGGTGCGCTTTTTGATGGGCTTTAACCGCGACGTGCTGCGCCGCCAACGTCAGTGGCTGCACGAGCGCGGGGTGCGCGTGGTGTGGGCGGGCCACCGGCCGCGCCTGTGGCGTTCCGTTATTAAGGAGCTAGAAGCCGCAGAGGAGCTGACCAAGGATAACACCGCCATGACCTTGGTCATGTGCGTCAACTACGGCGGGCGCGCGGAATTGGTGGACGGCGTGCGCGAAATTGCCGCCAAGGTGGCTGCCGGCCAGCTGTCGCCCGCAGCGATTGATGAGGAGCTGATTGGACAGCACCTCTATGACCCGGATATGCCGGACGTGGACCTGTTTCTCCGCCCGTCCGGGGAGAAGCGGACCTCGAATTTCTTGCTGTGGCAATCTGCGTACGCGGAGATGATTTACCAGGACAAGCTCTTCCCGGACTTCAGCCCGGAGGACCTCTTCGCTGCGGTGGAGGAGTACGCCCGCCGGGATCGCCGCTTCGGTAAGGCTTAG
- the recO gene encoding DNA repair protein RecO, with protein sequence MARDSFRDRAVVIRSYDFGEADRVIVLLTRAHGVVRAVAKGVRRAKSRFGSRLQYFVELDVQFYQGRNLHTITQADTLAYFGAGIIEDYDRYACACAALEIAEKLSGMEADEDPYLYDALVAALAAFQRQDPTQVLDRFLLQSMRHAGWAPQLFECAACQAPGPHHAFHPAVGGAACVQCRPPGAAEVDPETLHHLWLLLQGYHSQATPEQVTQGHRLARAHLQWHIESKVAALSVLEHEGSKMGRRDYA encoded by the coding sequence GTGGCCAGGGATAGTTTCCGCGACCGGGCCGTGGTCATTCGCAGCTATGACTTTGGCGAGGCCGATCGCGTGATCGTCTTGCTCACCCGCGCCCACGGTGTGGTGCGTGCGGTGGCCAAGGGTGTGCGCCGGGCCAAGTCACGTTTTGGCTCCCGGCTGCAGTACTTTGTGGAGCTGGACGTCCAGTTCTACCAGGGCCGTAACTTGCACACGATTACCCAGGCGGACACGCTGGCCTACTTTGGGGCGGGCATTATTGAAGACTATGACCGCTACGCCTGCGCTTGCGCGGCCCTGGAGATTGCAGAAAAGCTCAGCGGGATGGAGGCTGATGAGGATCCCTATCTTTACGATGCCCTCGTGGCCGCCCTTGCTGCCTTCCAGCGCCAGGATCCCACCCAGGTCCTGGATCGCTTCCTTTTACAGTCCATGCGCCATGCCGGCTGGGCGCCGCAGCTCTTTGAGTGTGCGGCTTGCCAGGCCCCGGGTCCGCACCACGCCTTCCACCCGGCTGTCGGTGGGGCCGCGTGCGTGCAGTGTCGGCCCCCAGGGGCAGCGGAGGTGGACCCGGAGACTCTCCACCACCTGTGGCTGCTGTTGCAGGGCTACCACTCGCAGGCGACGCCAGAGCAGGTGACGCAGGGACACAGGCTAGCTAGGGCGCATCTGCAGTGGCACATTGAGTCTAAGGTGGCTGCGCTGAGTGTGTTGGAGCATGAAGGCAGTAAGATGGGCAGGCGTGACTACGCCTGA